The proteins below are encoded in one region of Sulfitobacter sp. SK012:
- the lpdA gene encoding dihydrolipoyl dehydrogenase encodes MADKSFDLIVIGSGPGGYVAAIRGAQLGMNVCCIEREHLGGICLNWGCIPTKAMLRSSEVFHLMHRAKEFGLKAEGIDYDLDAVVDRSRKVAAQLSGGIGHLFKKNKVTAIMGEAKLDGKGKVRVKTDKGTEELTAKNIIVATGARARELPGLEADGERVWTYKHALKPPHMPKKLLVIGSGAIGIEFASFYNTLGAETTVVEVMDRVLPVEDAEISAFAKKAFEKQGMKIMQKAMVKKLDRAKDKVTAHIEVGGKVETHEFDTVISAVGIVGNVEGLGLEEAGVKIDRTHVVTDEYCRTGVDGLYAIGDIAGAPWLAHKASHEGIMVADLIAGKHAHPVKPESIAGCTYCHPQVASVGYTEAKAKELGYEIKVGRFPFIGNGKAIALGESSGMIKTIFDAKTGELLGAHMIGAEVTELIQGYVVGRQLETTEEDLINTVFPHPTLSEMMHESVLDAYGRAIHM; translated from the coding sequence ATGGCTGATAAATCCTTTGATCTGATTGTGATTGGCTCCGGTCCGGGAGGCTATGTTGCGGCCATCCGGGGCGCGCAACTGGGCATGAACGTGTGCTGTATTGAACGTGAGCATCTGGGCGGCATTTGCCTCAATTGGGGCTGTATCCCGACCAAAGCGATGCTGCGGTCTTCTGAAGTGTTTCACCTGATGCACCGCGCCAAGGAATTTGGCCTCAAGGCGGAAGGCATAGACTATGACCTTGATGCTGTGGTGGACCGATCGCGCAAAGTAGCCGCACAGCTGTCTGGCGGCATTGGGCATCTCTTTAAGAAGAACAAAGTCACAGCCATCATGGGCGAGGCCAAGCTGGATGGCAAAGGCAAGGTCCGCGTCAAGACCGACAAAGGCACCGAAGAGCTAACGGCCAAAAACATCATCGTTGCCACCGGTGCGCGAGCACGCGAATTGCCGGGTCTTGAGGCAGATGGGGAGCGGGTTTGGACCTACAAACACGCGTTGAAGCCGCCGCATATGCCCAAAAAACTGCTGGTCATCGGATCAGGGGCCATCGGCATTGAATTCGCCAGCTTTTACAACACGCTTGGTGCTGAGACGACCGTTGTTGAAGTCATGGACCGGGTTCTGCCCGTAGAAGACGCCGAAATCTCGGCTTTTGCGAAAAAGGCGTTCGAGAAACAGGGCATGAAGATCATGCAAAAGGCGATGGTCAAAAAGCTTGATCGCGCCAAGGACAAAGTCACAGCACATATCGAAGTGGGTGGCAAAGTTGAGACGCATGAGTTTGACACCGTAATTTCGGCGGTGGGCATTGTCGGCAATGTCGAAGGGTTGGGCCTTGAAGAAGCGGGCGTGAAAATTGACCGCACCCATGTTGTAACAGATGAATACTGCCGCACCGGCGTCGACGGGCTTTATGCCATTGGCGACATCGCGGGCGCGCCTTGGCTGGCTCATAAAGCGTCCCATGAGGGTATCATGGTCGCGGACCTGATCGCTGGCAAACATGCGCATCCTGTGAAGCCAGAAAGCATCGCGGGCTGCACCTATTGCCATCCTCAGGTCGCGTCCGTCGGATATACCGAAGCCAAGGCCAAAGAGCTGGGCTATGAGATCAAGGTTGGACGCTTTCCTTTCATTGGGAACGGCAAAGCCATCGCGCTTGGTGAATCCAGCGGTATGATCAAGACGATCTTTGACGCCAAAACTGGCGAGCTGTTGGGTGCGCACATGATTGGCGCAGAAGTGACCGAACTGATCCAAGGTTACGTCGTGGGTCGCCAGCTTGAGACGACCGAGGAAGACTTGATCAACACCGTTTTTCCGCATCCGACTCTGTCAGAGATGATGCACGAATCTGTGCTTGATGCATATGGGCGCGCTATTCATATGTGA
- a CDS encoding DUF924 family protein, with amino-acid sequence MIGPQEVLEFWLDEVGPSGWYDSSDALDAQIIDRFGPAWEAARAGSFSLWLTYPSGALAYLILTDQFPRNMFRGKAEAFATDRASLAVAKSSIKKGWDMAIDEPARQFFYMPMMHSENLCDQERCIRLMIERMPQTGASNMLHARAHREVIRQFGRFPYRNEALDRAGTQNEKVYVTQGGYGTTIRSLQAEAAAA; translated from the coding sequence ATGATTGGCCCACAGGAAGTCTTGGAATTTTGGCTCGATGAAGTTGGCCCATCCGGCTGGTACGATTCGAGTGATGCACTGGATGCGCAAATCATCGACCGCTTTGGTCCCGCATGGGAGGCCGCGCGTGCAGGCAGCTTTTCGCTATGGCTGACGTATCCCTCAGGCGCGCTTGCTTATCTCATTCTGACTGACCAGTTTCCGCGCAACATGTTCCGCGGCAAAGCAGAGGCATTCGCCACAGACCGGGCGTCATTGGCTGTAGCAAAATCTTCGATCAAGAAAGGGTGGGACATGGCGATCGATGAGCCAGCTCGCCAGTTCTTTTACATGCCGATGATGCATTCCGAAAACCTGTGTGATCAGGAACGGTGCATCCGGTTGATGATCGAACGGATGCCGCAAACCGGTGCCAGCAATATGCTGCATGCACGGGCGCACCGCGAAGTGATCCGCCAGTTTGGCCGCTTTCCGTATCGCAACGAGGCGCTGGACCGGGCCGGAACACAGAACGAAAAAGTTTATGTGACCCAAGGCGGGTACGGCACCACCATTCGCAGCCTTCAAGCAGAGGCCGCTGCCGCCTGA
- a CDS encoding MFS transporter, with protein sequence MLKVLGSAWALLLGICLLMVGNGMQGTMLGIRGGLEGFDTFEMSIVMSAYFVGFLGGSRMAPGMIRRVGHVRVFAALASLISAVMILYPTFPNVIAWSLGRVLIGFCFSAVYVTGESWLNNAATNENRGQALSLYMIVQTLGIVLAQALLLTADPSGFILFIIPSVLVSIAVTPILLSISPTPAFETTKPMTLRQIVAFSPLGCVGMFLLGGVFSAQFGMASVYGAVAGLSVAQISTFVATFFIGAVFLQFPIGWISDRMDRRFLIMITSLIGAAGSVLGMFMGHIFPLLLTSAFIVGGMANPLYSLLIAHTNDFLEHEDMAAASGGLIFINGLGAIAGPIITGWLMSTTLGPGGFYLFTGVLFVSLAGYAGFRSTRGRTIAVEDTGSYVAIYPAATAVALEIAQEYAIESDLEEAENTEDQDTQK encoded by the coding sequence ATGTTGAAGGTTTTAGGGAGCGCATGGGCGCTTTTGCTGGGCATCTGTCTGCTGATGGTGGGCAACGGGATGCAGGGTACGATGCTTGGTATTCGCGGCGGGCTTGAAGGTTTTGACACCTTTGAGATGTCGATTGTGATGTCGGCCTATTTCGTGGGTTTCTTGGGTGGTTCTCGTATGGCCCCGGGGATGATCCGACGGGTTGGCCATGTCCGCGTTTTTGCGGCTCTCGCGTCCTTGATCTCAGCGGTAATGATCCTCTATCCGACCTTTCCGAATGTTATCGCCTGGTCCTTGGGCCGAGTGTTGATCGGGTTCTGCTTTTCCGCAGTTTACGTGACGGGCGAAAGCTGGCTCAACAACGCGGCGACAAACGAAAACCGCGGGCAGGCGTTGTCACTTTATATGATCGTTCAAACACTGGGGATCGTTCTGGCCCAGGCGTTATTACTGACCGCGGATCCGTCGGGTTTCATCCTCTTTATTATCCCGTCGGTGCTGGTGAGCATCGCAGTCACGCCGATTTTGCTGTCGATCAGCCCTACGCCGGCGTTTGAAACCACCAAGCCGATGACGTTGCGACAAATCGTTGCATTTTCGCCACTGGGTTGTGTGGGGATGTTCCTGCTGGGCGGTGTGTTTTCTGCGCAATTCGGCATGGCATCTGTTTATGGCGCGGTTGCGGGGCTCAGCGTTGCGCAAATCTCAACCTTTGTCGCAACCTTCTTTATTGGGGCCGTGTTCCTGCAATTTCCCATCGGGTGGATTTCTGACCGGATGGATCGGCGTTTTTTGATCATGATCACGTCGTTGATTGGGGCGGCTGGATCTGTGCTGGGAATGTTTATGGGGCACATCTTTCCGCTCCTGCTCACCTCAGCCTTTATTGTCGGGGGCATGGCCAACCCGCTCTATTCACTGCTTATTGCCCATACTAACGACTTTCTTGAGCACGAAGACATGGCAGCGGCATCCGGCGGGCTGATCTTTATTAACGGGCTGGGGGCCATTGCAGGCCCGATCATCACAGGTTGGTTGATGAGCACCACGCTTGGGCCAGGCGGGTTCTATCTGTTCACGGGTGTGCTGTTTGTCTCGTTGGCTGGCTATGCGGGCTTCCGCTCAACACGTGGCCGGACCATTGCGGTGGAAGACACAGGCAGCTACGTGGCAATCTATCCCGCAGCGACAGCTGTTGCGTTGGAAATCGCCCAAGAATACGCGATTGAGAGTGACCTAGAAGAGGCTGAGAACACCGAAGATCAGGACACGCAGAAGTAG
- the queA gene encoding tRNA preQ1(34) S-adenosylmethionine ribosyltransferase-isomerase QueA: MKLSDFDFDLPEELIAVRPAQPRSAARLLVADGAKTHDAQVLDLTQWLRPGDRLVLNDTRVIPARLTGLRHRDSGQGPVAAKIEATLLEPAADGTWSALVKPLRKLKPGEVVIFSNDLTATLERISDGQAHLRFNLTGDDFDAALNAAGAMPLPPYIAAKRPADARDRDDYQTVWARHSGAVAAPTASLHFDAPLLDALTQMGVTISYVTLHVGAGTFLPVKVDDIANHKMHSEWGQVSETAAQEIADTKAAGGRIIPVGTTALRLIETAGKAGEITAWEGDTDIFITPGFTFNVTDALMTNFHLPRSTLMMLVAALMGQDRLREIYAHAVESNYRFFSYGDASLLIPAA, encoded by the coding sequence ATGAAGCTCAGTGATTTTGATTTTGACCTCCCCGAAGAGTTGATCGCCGTGCGGCCCGCGCAACCGCGCAGTGCCGCGCGTCTGTTGGTGGCCGATGGGGCCAAAACCCATGATGCGCAGGTGCTCGACCTTACCCAATGGCTGCGCCCCGGTGACCGGTTGGTGCTAAACGACACCCGTGTGATCCCGGCGCGTCTGACGGGGCTGCGCCACCGCGATAGCGGGCAGGGGCCGGTTGCCGCCAAGATCGAAGCCACTTTGCTGGAGCCTGCCGCAGATGGCACTTGGTCCGCGCTGGTCAAGCCACTGCGCAAACTGAAACCCGGTGAGGTCGTTATCTTCAGCAATGATCTGACTGCCACGCTGGAGCGGATCAGCGACGGGCAGGCGCATCTGCGGTTTAACCTGACTGGCGATGATTTTGACGCGGCCCTCAACGCGGCGGGCGCAATGCCGCTGCCGCCTTATATTGCTGCAAAACGCCCGGCGGACGCGCGCGACCGTGATGATTATCAAACCGTCTGGGCGCGCCATTCAGGGGCAGTTGCCGCACCAACAGCGTCCTTGCATTTTGATGCCCCTTTGCTGGACGCGCTCACTCAAATGGGCGTCACCATCAGCTATGTCACCCTCCATGTGGGGGCCGGCACTTTTCTGCCGGTGAAAGTCGACGATATTGCCAATCACAAGATGCACAGCGAGTGGGGTCAGGTCAGCGAAACAGCCGCCCAAGAAATCGCGGATACCAAAGCTGCTGGAGGCCGTATCATTCCCGTGGGCACCACTGCGCTGCGTTTGATCGAAACCGCTGGAAAGGCTGGGGAAATCACCGCTTGGGAAGGTGACACAGACATCTTTATCACCCCTGGATTCACCTTCAATGTGACCGATGCATTGATGACAAATTTCCACCTGCCACGCTCAACTTTGATGATGCTCGTGGCCGCTTTGATGGGCCAAGATCGACTGCGCGAAATCTACGCTCATGCGGTCGAAAGTAATTATCGTTTCTTCTCTTACGGAGATGCATCCTTGCTGATACCGGCGGCGTAA
- a CDS encoding YhdP family protein codes for MPEPDTSKTSAPRQRRSAARRVGRASVIVVLLLAGLIVGGTLWLFDRPLQVPAWAQDRIETRLAQDIPLARVTFGEIRVVVERGWKPRVRLRNVRVETLAGVEIIAFREFKARLSTSALLQRKIAPGEVSLDGVVLKLERSADGRVSLQGGTGRAGPMREFENLGALVDDLDSLMSRPVLASLEQAELRALTVQFTDLRANRAWTVDGGRLILNRDGDTLSMAADLAVLGGESGIATLAANYTSDIGASEAGFGLTFDGFSARDIATQSPAFGWLDVLRAPISGSVRTGVLPDGSLAPLNATLQIGAGVVQPNRQTTPIPFDGARSYLSYDASEGVLRFDELSLRSKWVSCQAEGTATLGRLENGQFSDLVGQFSVNNLSANPQQIYPSAVSLDSAEMDFRLRLNPFRFDLGRLQLNDQGQILQATGQLAAGQGGWDVAVDAQMDAVSLPRLMALWPVTLKPKTRAWLAKNLKSASVSNADLALRYGPETPLQTFLAFDYEDAEVTFLRHLPPITQARGHGSMERDRFVISLDGGQVEAAVGGAVALTGSSFIIPDVKAKPGTPAVIRFNSQSSVTAALSLLNQPPMTVMDRVRLPVEIADGQAVLSGTLALPLRKGGKPSDVRYDVAGNLLALGSDTLVKGRSLRSTQMQLVANNQGVEIGGEGSLDGIPFEGKWTQPIGKGAERSTLTGNVALSPEALTAFNVSLPPGTVAGTGSGILDLVFQRGSSPTFALNTDLRGMRMSVPQLGWSKAADTTGSLRVTGALGAAPSVDAIVLDAPGLKADATLSLRPGGGMERLRVNRLQRGDWLDIPVDLLGKGSGRAPQVVVRGGTLDLRRATFGGNSSGGSNTAGGPAAPPMLVNLDRLQVTDTIFVDQMSGQFNTSGGLDGPFQARLNGGTTINGTVVPQNGRSAVRITSNDAGGVFRSSGVLKQAVGGDLELTLLPIGSGGAFDGRLNVKKTRIKDAPAMAALLNAVSVVGLLDEMNGAGIYFEEVEADFRLTPNRMTLSRASAVGPSMGISMDGVFATDTGQIAFQGVITPVYILNGIGSIFTRKGEGVFGINYGLSGAATSPKVSINPLSALAPGALRDAFRAPQTQLPSVEGVTGSTLPQPVERPKEDVVLPSDER; via the coding sequence ATGCCAGAGCCTGATACCTCCAAAACCTCAGCGCCGAGACAACGTCGCAGTGCCGCGCGCCGGGTTGGCCGGGCTTCGGTGATTGTTGTGCTGTTGCTGGCCGGTTTGATTGTGGGCGGCACGTTGTGGCTGTTTGACCGGCCCTTGCAAGTGCCTGCCTGGGCCCAAGACCGCATTGAAACCCGGCTTGCCCAAGATATCCCGCTTGCCCGTGTGACGTTTGGCGAAATCCGGGTCGTGGTTGAGCGTGGTTGGAAACCACGCGTTCGCCTGCGCAATGTCCGGGTCGAAACCCTTGCCGGTGTGGAGATCATCGCCTTTCGCGAATTCAAAGCGCGTCTGTCCACATCCGCGCTCTTGCAGCGCAAAATAGCCCCGGGCGAGGTTTCATTGGACGGTGTTGTACTCAAGCTTGAGCGCAGCGCAGATGGCCGTGTGTCCTTGCAGGGCGGGACGGGTCGTGCCGGGCCAATGCGCGAATTTGAAAACTTGGGCGCTCTTGTTGACGATCTAGACAGCCTGATGTCGCGCCCCGTCTTGGCGTCGCTAGAGCAAGCCGAACTGCGAGCTTTGACAGTCCAATTCACCGATCTGCGCGCCAACCGGGCTTGGACAGTGGATGGCGGGCGGCTTATTTTGAACCGCGATGGCGATACGCTTTCGATGGCGGCCGATCTGGCCGTGCTTGGTGGTGAATCAGGGATCGCGACACTGGCGGCAAATTACACCAGCGACATCGGCGCATCCGAAGCGGGGTTTGGTCTTACATTTGATGGGTTTTCCGCACGCGATATCGCCACGCAAAGCCCCGCGTTTGGCTGGCTTGATGTGTTACGTGCGCCCATTTCGGGCTCGGTACGCACTGGCGTTTTGCCAGATGGCAGTCTGGCACCGCTCAATGCGACGCTCCAGATTGGTGCGGGTGTGGTGCAACCCAATCGGCAAACCACACCAATCCCCTTTGACGGTGCACGTAGCTATTTATCTTACGATGCCTCTGAGGGTGTGTTGCGCTTTGATGAGTTGTCGCTGCGCAGCAAGTGGGTCTCTTGCCAAGCTGAAGGGACCGCAACGCTGGGCCGCCTAGAGAACGGCCAATTCAGCGATCTGGTCGGGCAATTCAGCGTTAATAACCTCAGCGCCAATCCGCAGCAGATTTACCCCAGTGCTGTATCGCTTGATTCCGCAGAGATGGATTTCCGTCTGCGCCTCAATCCGTTCCGATTTGATCTGGGGCGGCTACAGCTCAATGATCAGGGGCAAATCTTGCAAGCGACTGGCCAGCTTGCTGCCGGGCAGGGCGGTTGGGACGTGGCCGTTGATGCGCAGATGGATGCGGTGTCTTTGCCGCGGTTGATGGCACTGTGGCCTGTGACGTTGAAGCCCAAGACACGTGCGTGGCTGGCCAAGAACCTTAAGTCGGCGTCGGTTTCGAACGCTGATCTGGCACTTCGGTATGGCCCCGAAACTCCGTTGCAGACCTTTCTGGCGTTTGATTATGAAGATGCCGAAGTCACGTTTTTGCGTCACCTGCCGCCCATCACCCAAGCGCGTGGTCATGGCAGCATGGAACGGGACCGGTTTGTGATCTCGCTTGATGGTGGGCAGGTAGAGGCGGCGGTGGGCGGCGCTGTGGCGTTGACCGGATCGTCCTTTATCATTCCTGATGTTAAGGCCAAACCCGGAACCCCGGCGGTGATCCGGTTTAATTCGCAATCCTCGGTCACGGCGGCGTTGTCATTGTTAAACCAGCCGCCAATGACTGTGATGGACAGAGTGCGCCTGCCGGTAGAGATTGCTGACGGCCAAGCGGTGCTGTCGGGTACTTTAGCATTGCCGCTGCGCAAAGGCGGCAAGCCTTCTGATGTGCGCTACGACGTTGCAGGAAACCTGCTGGCGCTGGGGTCTGATACACTGGTCAAAGGCCGCAGTCTGCGCAGCACGCAGATGCAGTTGGTCGCCAATAATCAAGGTGTGGAGATCGGCGGCGAGGGCAGTTTGGACGGCATTCCCTTCGAGGGAAAGTGGACGCAACCTATCGGCAAAGGCGCCGAGCGCAGCACGCTGACCGGCAATGTTGCACTGAGTCCCGAAGCGCTAACCGCCTTTAACGTGAGCCTGCCCCCCGGCACCGTCGCGGGCACCGGCAGTGGCATTCTTGATCTGGTGTTCCAGCGCGGATCCTCCCCGACATTTGCATTGAACACGGATTTGCGCGGCATGCGTATGTCCGTTCCGCAACTGGGATGGAGTAAAGCAGCAGACACAACCGGCAGCTTACGCGTTACAGGGGCGCTCGGTGCGGCACCCAGCGTTGATGCAATTGTGCTGGATGCGCCGGGGCTCAAGGCGGATGCAACGTTGTCGCTACGCCCGGGAGGCGGAATGGAGCGGTTGCGGGTCAACCGTCTGCAACGCGGCGATTGGTTGGATATCCCTGTTGATTTGCTGGGCAAAGGTTCTGGGCGCGCGCCGCAGGTGGTGGTTCGTGGCGGCACACTGGACCTGCGCCGAGCGACATTTGGCGGAAACAGTAGTGGCGGTAGCAACACTGCAGGAGGCCCCGCGGCCCCGCCAATGTTGGTGAACCTTGATCGGTTGCAGGTCACCGACACAATATTTGTGGATCAGATGAGCGGCCAGTTTAACACATCTGGGGGCCTTGATGGCCCGTTCCAAGCGCGCCTGAATGGCGGCACCACAATCAACGGCACAGTCGTTCCGCAAAACGGACGCAGCGCCGTGCGCATTACGTCAAATGATGCCGGTGGGGTGTTTCGCTCTTCTGGTGTGCTCAAACAGGCCGTGGGCGGCGATTTGGAGTTGACCTTGCTGCCAATCGGCAGCGGTGGTGCGTTTGACGGGCGTCTGAACGTCAAGAAGACCCGGATCAAGGACGCGCCCGCGATGGCTGCCTTGCTCAATGCTGTCTCAGTTGTCGGGCTGCTGGATGAGATGAACGGGGCAGGTATCTATTTCGAAGAGGTTGAGGCTGATTTCCGGCTGACCCCGAACCGCATGACACTCAGCCGCGCCAGTGCTGTTGGGCCGTCCATGGGCATCTCAATGGACGGCGTCTTTGCGACAGACACAGGTCAGATCGCATTTCAGGGCGTGATCACACCTGTCTATATCCTCAATGGCATTGGTTCGATTTTCACCCGAAAAGGTGAGGGGGTATTTGGGATTAACTACGGGCTCTCAGGGGCTGCGACTTCGCCCAAAGTGTCGATCAACCCGCTGTCCGCTTTGGCTCCAGGTGCGCTGCGCGATGCCTTTCGTGCACCCCAGACACAACTGCCCAGCGTTGAGGGTGTGACGGGGTCAACCCTGCCGCAACCTGTCGAGCGGCCAAAAGAGGACGTTGTCCTTCCCTCGGATGAACGCTAA
- a CDS encoding peroxiredoxin, producing MPQINEPAPKFTLPVTGGGEVTLSALRGSPVVLYFYPRDDTPGCTTQAIGFSAHLAEFEAAGAKVFGVSGDTMAKHDKFAAKHALTVPLLSGFEETITEDYGVWVEKNMYGKKSMGIERATFLIDAQGNISRIWRKVKVPGHVEEVLEAVRAL from the coding sequence ATGCCACAGATCAATGAACCTGCGCCTAAATTCACCCTTCCGGTCACTGGCGGCGGCGAAGTTACGCTGAGCGCCTTGCGAGGCAGCCCTGTCGTCCTCTATTTTTATCCGCGCGATGACACCCCCGGCTGCACCACACAGGCGATCGGATTTTCCGCGCATTTGGCAGAGTTTGAGGCCGCGGGCGCCAAGGTATTCGGCGTGTCTGGCGACACCATGGCCAAGCATGACAAATTTGCCGCCAAGCACGCGCTGACCGTGCCGTTGCTTTCGGGGTTTGAGGAAACGATCACCGAAGATTACGGTGTTTGGGTCGAGAAAAACATGTACGGCAAGAAATCCATGGGCATCGAACGCGCTACGTTTCTGATCGACGCGCAGGGCAACATTTCGCGCATTTGGCGCAAGGTCAAAGTGCCCGGCCATGTGGAGGAAGTCTTGGAGGCTGTGCGCGCGCTGTGA